AACGAACTTATGAACGGCAGACGGAACGGAACGATTATGAAATGatctatgatttttttatttttaaaatattgaatgaacGTAATCAAAAGCAATGAATGACTTTTTGCATCATACCAACATCATGCAATAATATCGGGTTAGCTATATTATTCTGTGCTATTAGAAAAGAGCCCATTCACCATCCAACAGAACAATAAGAATTGGAAAAAGAAagaatataagataataaatatgaaaaaaatattaattgacagACAAACTTTTAGTTAAAATCTTAAGGTCTATTCACTTATCAATAATTAAAAGCATCTTTTGAACAAAGTTTCTTTCTTTTACAACAGGAACGTCGTAGATGTTTATATAATTTCGATATTTTCATATGGCAATACCCAGTAGCCATCGAAATAAACTAGCCACGAAAAACAGGTGACGCATTTATCAATTTCGTTTATGTCAAAAGTGCAGACaaagagtgtgattattttgtaattttccacatttttataaatttttgtgtaaaatgtcGTCGAGAAAAAAGGCACTACTGAAGGTAATCATCCTTGGCGATAGCGGTGTAGGCAAAACTTCGCTTATGAATCAGTTTGTCAACAAGAAATTTTCCAACCAGTACAAGGCAACAATAGGCGCAGATTTTCTCACGAAAGAGGTAATCGTAGATGATCGAATCGTCACAATGCAGATTTGGGATACTGCTGGCCAGGAACGATTCCAATCTTTAGGAGTGGCGTTCTATCGCGGGGCGGATTGTTGCGTCTTAGTATTTGACGTAACTGCCCCCAACACGTTCAAGTCCTTGGAAAGTTGGAGGGACGAATTTTTGATACAAGCTTCACCAAGAGATCCTGACAATTTCCCATTTGTCATTTTGGGCAACAAGATCGACCTGGACAATCGTGCTGTGTCTGCTAAGCGGGCACAACAATGGTGTCAAAGTAAAAATGATATTCCCTATTTTGAAACAAGTGCCAAAGAGGCTGTGAATGTGGAGCTTGCATTCCAGACCATTGCTCGGAATGCT
The genomic region above belongs to Spodoptera frugiperda isolate SF20-4 chromosome 12, AGI-APGP_CSIRO_Sfru_2.0, whole genome shotgun sequence and contains:
- the LOC118263116 gene encoding ras-related protein Rab-7a, giving the protein MSSRKKALLKVIILGDSGVGKTSLMNQFVNKKFSNQYKATIGADFLTKEVIVDDRIVTMQIWDTAGQERFQSLGVAFYRGADCCVLVFDVTAPNTFKSLESWRDEFLIQASPRDPDNFPFVILGNKIDLDNRAVSAKRAQQWCQSKNDIPYFETSAKEAVNVELAFQTIARNALAQETEAELYNEFPDQIKLNANDNGRNRDGDNCAC